From the Theropithecus gelada isolate Dixy chromosome 16, Tgel_1.0, whole genome shotgun sequence genome, the window ctcttgagctcaagccatccgcctgcctcgatctcccaaagtgctgagattacaggcgtgagccaccatgcctggacttacaaattttttttgaaaaagtatccagggccgggcacggtggctcacacctgtaatctcagcactttgggaggctgaggagggcaaatcacctgaggtcaggagtttgagaccagtccggccaacatggtgaaatgccgtttctactaaaaatacaaaaattagccaggcgcagtggggcgtgcctgtagtcccagctacttgggaggctgaggcaggataatcgcttgagccagtgaggcggcggttgcagtgagcagagatcacgccactgcactccagcctgagcaacagagagagaccctgtctcaaaaaaataaaattaaacattaaataaaatgaaaaattattctggACCCTTTCTCGGGGACAGCAGGACTGCCCTGACCTTCTGGCTCGCAGGTGTGAAGACTCCCTTGTGGAAGAAGGAACCGGAAGAGCCCCGGGCCGAGGAGgcggaagaggaagggaaggaggggtcGGAGGACGAGGACGAGGACGAGGACAACCAGAGGCCGCCGGAGGAGAGCGCAGCGGAGGGCGAGGAGCCGCCGCGGGAGGAAGGCGAGGGCCGCGAGCGGCGACTGCCCGCTGCGCCAGGAGTCCAGCACCCAGCAGGTGGCGCTGCTGCGGCGCGCGGACAGCGGCTTCTGGGGCTGGCTCGGCCCCTTGGCGCTGCTGGGCAGCCTGACGGCTCCCACCGACAGGTGAATGTGCGCTCCTCGGCGGGGGCACGAGGGACGCGGTGCCTGGGCCCCAGGGAGGAGGGGCGGCCCTAGGCACTGAGCGCCGGGTCCCCGCCGGCAGGAAGCGGAGCCTCCCGGAGGAGCCGTGCGTGTTGGAGATCCGGCGACGACCGCCGCGCCGCGGGGGCTGTGTGGGCTGCGAAATCCTTTTCTGCAAGAAATGCAGGAGTCTGCACAGCCACCCGGCCTATGTGGCGCACTGCGTTCTGGATCACCCGGATCTGGGTAAGGCGGGGGCCGCTAGGAGCTCCTGAGCGCCCCCACTCCCAGCCTTTGTGCCCTCCATCCTTTCCTAGTCCCAGACTCCATACCGACCTTCTCTCTTCGAACGCGGACTCCTCTCTGACACATTCCCAGAACCGCCCCTTCTCACCTGCTGTCCAGAGCGCCCCCATCCGGCAAGAAGGCCCACTGTTGGTGCTTGGTTCCCACCTGTCACCTAGCGCCCCCAGTGCAAAGCCCAGCATAACCTAGAGCCCACTGTCAACAGCGCCCACCGAGGGCTCCCCGCCCCACGCAGCACCAGCGCCACTGCACACCTGACTCTGTCGGCTCACACAGCCTCACCTTCACCTCTTGGGTATTTCAGATCTGCTCTGGCCCGGTGGGCAGGGGCATCGCCTAGAGAAAATAACCTCCGGGTTCCCTCATCCCTCTTGACAAACCTGCCTCTTTCCCTGAAACCATTCAGTAAAACCTCTGATCAAAGTGTCAGTGCTTTgaggtggggcacggtggctccggGTGGGGATGatcctcctggggttcaagccaGAGGTAAAAGTGTGGGCAGGGAGCCGCTTCCCTCTCTACCCCAGAACAGTACAAACATTTGTATCCAAAGGTAAATGCCCTTCTGCTCGCcgcagagaagaaaatgaacgGGCAGGGCCAACAATGGCCCTGGGGAGCTGAGGGCTGAACCCTTGCCAGACCATTCTCCCCTCCCCTAGACGCCCTGGCTTGCTGAGGTCAATGCTGTGCATATGAGGCACTAGCAGGTGTGGAAGGGTGGGGGAAGCCTGGAAAACCAGATGCTAAAATAAATGCTGGCATGGGTGGAGGCTGAAGACAGGGAGGCTGGGGAGCTGGTTCCTTCTCCAGGAATCCCAGCTATTCTTGGCCAGACAGCAGGAGCTTTGGGAATGCCGCGTGTGTGGCCTGGAGAATGCGGCCATTGTGAGAGCACAAGGCCACCCCCAGCCTGCAGGGCTGCCTGTTGTGGAGGCTGCATCCCCAGCGCCTGCAGCGTTGCAGACCCCCAGGAAGGCCCCTTGACCTCTCCCTGCTGCACAACATTCTCCATCTGGCCTGGGGGGCAAGGACATTTTGCTTTTTGAGGAGAGGCAGGCACCCTCTCCCCATCAcagctccacacacacacacacacacacacagctggctGGTCCTGGCTTGGATGGAAGAGCATGGCCTTGGCCTCCCCTGCACCCATGCCCACCTGCTCTCAAAGCAAAGGATGGAAGAACTGCTCCAAAGAAGGCTGCTTCCTGCCTCTCGGCCCACCAGCTGAAGGCCCCTCTTTATTCTAGCCCCGGACAAAAAGCCAGGGACTGGCAGGCCTGCATCAGTCTCCCTCCCACTCTGCGTCCTGACCCCACAAAGGGCCCCTGAGGTTGGAGACACCTATGCCCTCATCCCCATCCATGCTTCCTGGGGGTGCGGCCTCTGACTAAATATGACACCGTTTTCTAAGAACTGAGCCAGGAGGTCCTGAGGAGAAGGGCAGTCTTGCAAAATGGTCTCTAATCTCTCTGCTGAGTTTTTCATCCCGCTGTTTGGATCCCAGTGCTGTCACCTCTTGAAAGGAACTGTACCTTTAGCAGAAGAAACAAAGGCCTGGGGAGGACAGAAGTCCTTGAAGGAAAGGGCCAAGGGATCTGGGACCCTTTTTTGCTTTTCCTAAGATTgatcccacccccacctccatgTGGTGGGAACAGACAAAGACAATGCTGCATTCTTCAAGGAACAAAGGCACACAGACTTCCAGATGGGGGCTTTGCTGCCTGGTCTTCTGCAGAGGGACTCAGAGGCTTCTAAGACGGGTTCTGCCCCAGGGGTGGGGAACACGATTTTGCCCTGAGAGCACCACCAGTTTCTGAGATGAGGAGGTGCCTTCAGAACAGGGTACTCCCTGAGTTGGCGTGCCAGCAGCCCATCCAGGGCAGCTCGGTGCCCCAGCGGCCTGAGGTGGTCGCCCGCAGTTTGGCCTGGTCGAGGCGCCAGTAGCGGTCATCTCGGAAGAAGATGATGGAGCCGTCGGGCCTCGGCAGGGCGCCGCTGACCTCCTCAGGGATGCCGCCCCAGTCCTGCAGACTTCGGGGGTAGTAGGGCTCCACTTGCAGTCCCCCTTGGGCCAGCACGTAGTAGCGGGCACCCTTGAAGAGGATGAGGCGGCgtagaggaggaaagaagagggcGGCGTCCGGGTGGTGGGGCAGGCCCCCTGCACGGCACAGCTGTGGGAGACCCCACACTGGCTTGGGGCCCCGGAACCTCCAGCATCGACCCCCTGTGGGAAATTGGGAGAGCCAGGGTGAGCTCTCTACCCTACCTCTATCCCCCATACCTCTGCTCTCCTTTAAGCTGGAGCCCACGATGGTTGGTATTCATACCAATCGAATGGATTGCACTACTAATTAGTTATAAATAGCAGGGCGGTAGTAGCGACCACTGTTATTGTCTAGACTTCCAGCAGGTGTCAGCAGAGGGCGGATAGCCTCGAAAGGAAAGCCCAGCGCTTTCTCCACTGCCATCACTACTAATAATTCTATGAGGGCAAGGATTTTTGTTTCGTTCACTCCTGTATCCCTAACATATCCAACCGTGTCTAGTGCATACAAGGCACTcaatattggttgaatgaatgaaaaatgaatgaattctatTTACCTAAGTATTACCATGTATCTAGTAAGATATTGTACACTCTTCAAGCAATATTCTCTTTTCATACTCCTTCCTCAAAAAATCTGAGGTATTGTTTTCCCCATTCGAGAAATGCACACTCCAAAAGTTAAGCGACATGTCCAACCCCACATGGCTAGGATTCCAAGGAAGATCCACTCTTTCGGTGGAATTGCAGAATTCTAGAGCCGTCCTCTGCTTCCCTCTAGACTCCTCTCTGAAACTGTCCCTGGGACCTTGACACTTGCTGCTCCCTAATCCATCCCTGAAAGGTATCTTCTGATAGAGTCTCCCCTGGGGTCACAGGTTCAAATTGGAATAGAGACTCCACGATGGACTCGTGTGAGAGTCTTCCCCTCTTTTGTCCTTTTGACCTTGGGCAGGACACCTCCCCTCTCTAGGGCTCAGTTTTCCCAGCTGCCCTAGAGCCAGTACCTTTGAAGAAGTAGAAATCTCCATCCTCCAATGACACTGCAGCAGCCTCAATGTTGGGGGGCAGCCCGACCCACCTTTCCTGTAGTGGACGGGGCTCTGAGACGTTGCCATCAGGTGCCACCTCCCAGAAGTGgctccctttaaaaatatatagtcgCTGTTGCCTGTCTGCCCAGAGACAAGAGAGAGTTGAGGTGTGACCATCAGCTTTCTGCTGGCTTTCCAGGGAAGATGCTGTCCTGGAAGCCAGTTTCCCAAATGGACAAGGGTAGGGTATGGTGTGTACAGTTGACGCAGAGGGGAAAGTGGGCAGGAAGAAGCAGTGTTTTGCTTGGTGTGGGGTTGCTACTTGCAGCATGCTTGTGGCTTGGGATTTCTGGCTTTTACAATCCATCCCCCCACCTTGTACTCCAGCTCTGGAGACCCTAAGAGATGTGGAAGGAGAGAATAAAGAAGCAAAGCCCCAGTGGGACCTTCTTACCTACAGTGATGGCATCGAAGGAAGAGTGGCAGTATTTAGGGCCCTGGGTTTCAGGGTGCCTTCCCTGGGGGCTGTGGGAGTCCCAGGCCTCAAAGTCAGTGAACAGCTTTCCTGGGAGCTGGACGGCCATCGAGCCCCCTaggggcttccctttgtgagtaaggaaatgagagagagagaacacacatAGAGTGGAGGGTATGCTGTGCACTCAAGACCTTCCCTTGGTTACTTTCATGATTATTTAATATGAGGGGCAAGGAAGGAGAATGGGAGTGGGGGTTAACAGTTGTTGCTGGGCCAGGAGgggtgtttcacacctgtaatcccagtactttgggaggccgaggcaggcagttcacttgaggttaggagtttgagaccagcctggccaatggtgaaaccctgtctttactaaaaatataaaaattaaccgggcatggtggcccacacctgtagtcccagctacttgggaggccgaggcaggagaatcgcttgaatccgggaggtggaggttgcagtgagccaagatcatgccactgcactctagcctgggtaacagagtgagactccatctcaaaaagaaaaaaaaaaaagagttgtttcTGGTTGTCGGTGCTAACCATCAAACTAAACTCAGGAATCTTCTCCTACCCAACATCCTGGGACAGAGGAACCTCCTGAGATAAAATTGGAGTGGGGTATCAAGCAAGGGTTTGGAACTAAAAGGGGCAGGGAGTCCTCTTCCCTGATTCCTGGGCAACACAAgtgtcatgagggcagagtccagAGACCCAGGCTGTGATAACTACAGCaattataataattacatcaCTATCCTTCACTTATGAGAGGAGTGAAGCAGAGTCCAACCAGCTTCTTATTTGGTGCCATCACCTGAATCCCAGTCTGCAATTTCCTAGCTGCATGACCCtgagcaagttacctaacctctctgagccccattATTTTGATCTGTGGACAAAAAGAAGCATACTTCATGAGTGTGTTGCATGTCAAGTGCCTTGCCCACAGTAGGTACTCATGAAATAGTAGCTGTTCGTATTATGGGGCATAAGTTTCTCACGCTACAAAGCATGCACATACCCAGTagcacaacagccctgtgaggtaagCAGGGCCTCAATTGTTATCCCTTTTCACAGAAGGTGAAACTGAGGGCTCACAGAGGGAAAATGCCCAAGAGCATCTGCTAATCAGGGATGGAAGGTGACTTGAACCCAGGCCTCCTGGCTTTGCCCATGGCACTCTGAGAGAGACAGCCCTGCGCTGAGATAGGTCCCAGGGCAGGAGCACTGGCCCACCCTGGGAAAGAAGACCTGGTCTGAGCCCATCaccaggcagaggtgggcaggttTTGGGGGTAGGGGGCATCAGCGTCATGGTGAGAGAAAGGCTCGGGGAGAGCTAGTGGCTGGGGCAGGAATGAAGGCTTTGGGGTCTGGGATGGGGGAAGAGGTGGGCCCGAGGATTGGGTATGGGTGAGGGGGCCGGGACATGATGTGAGCGGGAGCTCCGGAGGCTGGAGGTTGCGCAGAAATCCAGTAAGTGGAACgcaaggggctggggctggggggacTGTGCACAGGAATTGGTTGGGACTGATGGAGAGATGAGGGCCATGGACTCGGGGGAGCAAGAGTCCGAGGTTTTTCAGATTTGAGGGGGGCATGGGGCTTTAGAATTGGGACGAGTCGGCGACAGGGAGGCCAGATCTATGCGCTTAGGATGGGAAATCATATTTGAGGAGCTGGTGTTCAAGGACAGAGGGCCCGGGGGGCAAGGGTGGGACCAAGAGTGGGGCATGTCCGGAGGCCTTACCATACAGGCTCTGCACGGCCAGCACGTCGTCCCAGCTGAGCAGCGCGTCGCGGCCCAGCCTCTTGTAGTAGGGCGCCATGAGCGCGCGCGGTGCGGGCGAGTGGGTGAGGCCGAGCGTGTGACCGATCTCGTGCGCCAGCACCACGAACAGGTTGCGCCCACGGCGGCGGCTCAGGGACCACCGCTCGTCTTGGTCGAAGTGCGCTTCGCCGCGGCGGGGCAGGAAGGCGTGTGCCAGGGCGCCCCCTGCAGGCGGGGCAGAACGTCAGGGGGTGCCACGGGCCCACGATGCCCCCAAGTACTCGCGGCCCAGCGCAAATGCCACTGGGGTGTGTGTGGCTGTTTTCTGCTGTATAGTTTCCCTCCTAAAGTCTGACAGAACCTGATGTGTGCAGAGGTGAACAGATGACTAGGCTGTGGAGGCCTAAGAGGCACTGTGGTGCAGATACGGCATGGGCCCACCAATTTGGGTGCCATACCTACTTTTACAatctactagctgtgtgaccttcagcatTTAGTTTAACCTCTCTCTGTCTTAAATTCCTGATCTGCAAATGGGAATGATGATGGTGAGCTTCTTCCTCACAGAGTTGTTCTGAATAATaagtgtgtatgtgcgtgtgtgtgtgtgtacatgtgtattaCAAATCATGCAGcagggtgcggtagctcacgcctgtaatcccagcactttgggaggctgatgtgggagtaacacttgagtccaggagttcgagaccagcctggggaacaaagcaagacctccTCTCTGCTAAAAACCAAGAgcattagctaggcgtggtggtgtgcacctgtagccccagctccttgggaggctgaggtggggaggctCTCTTGagtcccaggaggtcaaggctgcagtgagctgtgattgtgccactgcactccagcctgggtgacagagtgagaccctgtctcgaaacaaaaacaaaaacaaaaaaccaaaaaaacatgaaacaacaacaacaaaaaagtgatccttggaacagtgcctagcacataataagGGCTACATAAGAATTACTTTCAAAAATATCTAGAAGTAGGTAGAGTATAGTTACCCCTAAAAGGAGGCATGATGGGACCTTCTGTTTCTTGATTTGGGTGCTGGGAGTGTTCAGTGTATGAAAGTTCATCAGGCTAAACTTGAGATAATTCACttctatattatgtatattttctttaataaaaagtatatatttttattatttttatatataattataattaaatataatatttataattataattaattatatatatatatatatattcttgccCTCCTCTGCCA encodes:
- the MMP28 gene encoding matrix metalloproteinase-28 isoform X1, giving the protein MVARVGLLLRALPLLLWDRLDAQPAERGGQELRKEAEAFLEKYGYLNEQVPKAPTSTQFSDAIRAFQWVSQLPVSGVLDRATLRQMTRPRCGVADTNSYAVWAERISDLFARHRTKMRRKKRFAKQGNKWYKQHLSYRLVNWPERLPEPAVRGAVRAAFQLWSNVSALEFWEAPATGPADIRLTFFQGDHNDGLGNAFDGPGGALAHAFLPRRGEAHFDQDERWSLSRRRGRNLFVVLAHEIGHTLGLTHSPAPRALMAPYYKRLGRDALLSWDDVLAVQSLYGKPLGGSMAVQLPGKLFTDFEAWDSHSPQGRHPETQGPKYCHSSFDAITVDRQQRLYIFKGSHFWEVAPDGNVSEPRPLQERWVGLPPNIEAAAVSLEDGDFYFFKGGRCWRFRGPKPVWGLPQLCRAGGLPHHPDAALFFPPLRRLILFKGARYYVLAQGGLQVEPYYPRSLQDWGGIPEEVSGALPRPDGSIIFFRDDRYWRLDQAKLRATTSGRWGTELPWMGCWHANSGSTLF
- the MMP28 gene encoding matrix metalloproteinase-28 isoform X2 codes for the protein MVARVGLLLRALPLLLWDRLDAQPAERGGQELRKEAEAFLEKYGYLNEQVPKAPTSTQFSDAIRAFQWVSQLPVSGVLDRATLRQMTRPRCGVADTNSYAVWAERISDLFARHRTKMRRKKRFAKQGNKWYKQHLSYRLVNWPERLPEPAVRGAVRAAFQLWSNVSALEFWEAPATGPADIRLTFFQGDHNDGLGNAFDGPGGALAHAFLPRRGEAHFDQDERWSLSRRRGRNLFVVLAHEIGHTLGLTHSPAPRALMAPYYKRLGRDALLSWDDVLAVQSLYGKPLGGSMAVQLPGKLFTDFEAWDSHSPQGRHPETQGPKYCHSSFDAITVGSHFWEVAPDGNVSEPRPLQERWVGLPPNIEAAAVSLEDGDFYFFKGGRCWRFRGPKPVWGLPQLCRAGGLPHHPDAALFFPPLRRLILFKGARYYVLAQGGLQVEPYYPRSLQDWGGIPEEVSGALPRPDGSIIFFRDDRYWRLDQAKLRATTSGRWGTELPWMGCWHANSGSTLF
- the C16H17orf50 gene encoding LOW QUALITY PROTEIN: uncharacterized protein C17orf50 homolog (The sequence of the model RefSeq protein was modified relative to this genomic sequence to represent the inferred CDS: inserted 2 bases in 1 codon), translating into MDKHGVKTPLWKKEPEEPRAEEAEEEGKEGSEDEDEDEDNQRPPEESAAEGEEPPREEGEGRERRXCPLRQESSTQQVALLRRADSGFWGWLGPLALLGSLTAPTDRKRSLPEEPCVLEIRRRPPRRGGCVGCEILFCKKCRSLHSHPAYVAHCVLDHPDLGKAGAARSS